The Pseudomonadota bacterium DNA segment GAGTATGCGCCCAGGTCACTCACAACCACCTGGGTCAGATTTGTGGGAGAGCCGCTGAACCGCGCCCCTAAATTAATCGTCACCCCCTGATTGATCGTGTCACCGGTAAAATTTGTCGGAAAGCTGAAATAGCTCTCCGAGGAGCCCAGCACCATACGGTTATCATTTAATGACGGATCAACTTCGGCATCAGGTGGCACTGAGAATGCGTCTATCCTGTCAATATCACCGGAAGTGCTGAAATTGATGATGCCGTACATCAAGGCGCCGGCGCCTTTATGGTCCGCGTAATCATAGCGCAGATTAGGCGCATAAACCGTCTGGTCCGCTGCATCCAGATACCGCTGGTCCTCTGAAGGGTCGCAGGTCACCAGAAATTCCCATTCATTATCATTGGTGGTCCGGTCAAAATAAATGGTTACGTCATGACTTGCGCCCACTGTATCATATATTTTAATCGCACTGGTATATTCATAATTGGCGCTATCAATGGGATCAGTTGGATTGACCGCTGCAGCGTTTCTGCCGTCCCAGGCATCAAAAAGCCTGACCTCGGTGGTCTCGTTCTGCTGCCGCGAGTCGACATTGACGATAACCTCAATATCGGTGGTTGCAACCGGCGGAGTGCTCTTGCCGATGGTGATATCGCCGATGGTGCCCTGGCGGTTGCCGGTGTTGGAAGCGATGCTCCATCCCTGCACAAAATACCCTTTGGGATTCACCAGGTGACCTTCCTGATCAAACCTGAACTCACCGGCCCGGGTGTAATTGTCAGCCTCATTACTCTCGGGTCCGCGGAGCATGAAAAACCCCTGGCCGCCGATTGCCATATCCGTGGGCGTCGAGGAACTCTCAAAAGAACCCTGGGCAAAAAGACCGTCAACCGTACTCAGGGTTACACCGCGGCCAACCTGGGCTGCGCCGGACGCCGTTGAAACCGACTGCGAAAGGACATCCTGAAAGGTCGCGCGACTGGATTTAAAGGCAATTGTGTTTACATTCGCCACGTTGTCGCCCAGAACCGACATGGCATTACCCATTGTGTTAAGACCACTGATGCTCGAGTATAATGAGCTCGATATACCCATGATTTATTCCTCCTTTATTCTTGCATGCGGCTGTTTATTAACTGTCCAGCTCTTTTTTACAATCCGTTAATTGACTTTTAGAACCTCAGCGACGCTGAGATTTACGTAACCGTTGACTGTCAGCAGTGCCTGGCCGGATTCGAATTCAATCCCGGTCACCCTGCCGGTGCTGCGATAATCCGCTTCCATATTATTTCCTGCGACGTTCAATGCTTTCACTTTGTAATAATAGGCGCCGTCAGGAACCTGGTCACCACGCTGATCCTTGGTATCCCAGTCAAGCTCATAGGTGCCGGCTGAAATCGCTCCCATGTCAATAACCCTGACCTGGTGGTCTGCTGCATCGTAAATCTCCACCCGGCAGTCACTGGTTACATCCGGTATGATGAATTCAGTTACCGTTGTGCCACCCTCATTGACGCCGATCATATTGCCGCTGGCCTGAACCTCGCTGTCAAGCAGGGTCAAGAGCTGCAAGTTATTCTGGGATGTCTGGTAGGCCAGAAGCTCCTCCATGGTTTCAGTCATCTGCATGGTGGAATCCATGGTGCTGAACTGCGCAAGCTGCGAAGCCATTTCATAGCTGTCCATGGGTTTCATCGGATCCTGATACTGCAGCTGCGTAATGAACAGCGTCATGAAATCCTGGCGATTCAATTCTTTTTTGCCGACCACCGGAAACGGGTCGGACTCCGGAACGTACGCCGAAGCGTTTATGCTTGTTATTGCCATTATTTTTCTCCTTGACGATTAAACAAAAAGACTGACCCCGCCTTCTCTTTCAAGAAGCTGCTGTGCCCTGAGATAAAGCACGTCTTCCGGAAGGTCGGAGAGGTTTTCAAATTGTCCCGCCCGCGTACCATGCCATGCAAGTTCGTGGCGCTTGGCATCTTCCGGCGTATCATGTTGACCCACTGAAACATTGCAATCTTCCAGGTCAAAACCGCGCTGTTCCATATCGCTGCGGAACTGCTCCATATTGTTCTCCATGATCTGCTTGACCTTGTTATTTTCCATGTTGAACGACACCGAAACTTTTTCATCCCGGATAAAGAGATCAACCTTCACTTCGCCAAGCTCCGGCGGATACAGTTTGAGAACCAGATGGTGTTCGTTATTCTTCAACCCACGGGAAACACTTTCGGTTAACTGCTGATATACCTGCTGTTGAAATGATGATGAAAGTCGTGTCTGCGGCAGGATGATTTCCGGCTCATCAACAACTCCGGCAAAGCCTTGCTGAAGAGAATTGGCACCCTGCGCGATGAAATCCGTCTTGGCACCGGTGTTGGTGATAGTTTCCTGATCCTTAAGGAATGCGCCTGTTTTAAATCCTTCAAGGCTTTTATTCTTCGGCAGCAGTTTTAAATCTATGCTTCCGTCTTCAATTTCTGAAAACCAGGGCTGTACCGCCTCATCAAAGAAGAATTCCTCGGTGGAAGGCATATCGCCTTTTATATTCTTGATCTGTACGGTGGATTTATCCACTGCAACCAGAAGTTCCTTATATGCGGAACCGATGGAGTCCAATACCACCGGCGACCAGCCTCCGGATTTATTATCAAACCCGGCCTGGGCAAGAAGATCGAAAAGATTGTTCATGAAAACAGGCACATCCGCCTGTTTGCGGCTTGACTCAACTTCAGCGACTCCGTTGGTCAGCATTGCCTTGAGACGCTCCATCCCGAAAAGAATCTGCTGATTCTCGCCCTCACTGAACATTGCATTCTGGAGATATTCACTCACCCCGGCACGGGAGAGGATATCCTGCAATTGTTCGGCTTCCCATGGAGTAAGAGAAATAGCCTGCAGTTTCTGCCCGGAAGCTTTTTCAGCATTTATCAGCCCTTCAAGGAAAAGCGCCAGGTCAACCTGATCATCGCCGTTTACCGCGTATTCTGAAATTTTCTGGATTTCTTCGATATCAACGCCCATCTTGTTGAGTATTGCCTCAAGCAAAGGCAGGTCTGTTTCTGGGACCGTCACAGTTTTAACCTTGGCAAGTCGTTCAAAATACATCTTCAGGTCGCCAAGGAAATCCTCAAGACCGATGTTGCCGTTATTTTCTTCAAGATTCTGGAGTAACACGGCTGTCTCTTCTTTTGTCATCCCGGCCCCAAGGCATATTTTTTCAATGAGAGAGGTATCCGGGAGATTGAAAATCCATTCACCGGGTTCGGTCCCGACCTCGCTGACCGCCTCTTCAAGAACCCTGACGAGATTACCGAGAATCCCTGCAATCCCTGATAAGTTTTGCTGTGATGTATCGAAACCACCCCCGGCATTTGCTCCCACCGGCAAACCGGCCTCATTTGCCGCTTTATTATCGGAAACACCCAGGAGACTCTTATTGGATTCCGTAGTTTTTTTGGCTTGCATGTATTGCAGGAATGAAGTCACGGACGTCTTCGCCCCCTTTCCCTGCGTTGTTGCCGGTGTGGAATTTGTGATACACGCTATCGGATTCATCAAAGTATTCACTTGCAGATTCTCCTGTATATGGTCCCCATCCAGTATTGCCTCATAAAACACGCACCTGATAAGCCTTTGTGCAAACACTATGCCAGATTCATTTATTGCCATCGGAATGAACCGGGAAGCTTTTTCTGATTCGCCCGATCAGCGAAAAACAAAAACCGTGCAAAAGGCTAACACCGCGCTAAGGGCAGCTATTACGTATGATGAGGAGCGAGGACACATCGGAGAAACAATGATGGGAATCCGGCAGGAATTATTTTTGAAATAATCCTTGAGATATTTTTCAATTCTATCTTTCTGCAGGACCATGCTTATACCGCAAACAGGCCAAGTGGGAAATTATTGCCTGCAAATCATATCCCGGATAAGAAGTTTTTGCCTTATCTGAAAAAAGACCGTTTAATCCTATGATTTATTCCCTTAGATTATTCTGTTTCAATTGGAACCCACAGCAGATAAGCGCATGACTGATTACCCGTAGCGCCGGCCTATCTTCATGAGGATCTACTGGATATAACCCGGGTTGCCGGAGCGGCATGAAATCGAAAGAGGAAAAACAGGGATGTACAAAAAGAAGTGACTCTTCACAAAAAAAAACAGAGCGCTCAGGCTCTGCTTTTCAGGGACTCTCTAAAAAAATTCCGGATCATCTCTCGCCCAGGGAATTAACCCAGGCATAAGCCTTTGCCTGATACTTTTCATCCTGCATTGCTTTCTCGAATTGCTCACGGGAATTCCTTTTATCGCCGAGCTTATAATGCGCCATTCCCAGCTCATAAGCGAGCTTTCCGCATTGTTCGTCAGGAGTAGGGCTGACCGACATGCTCAATGCCACCTTTTCTTCAGCGCTCTTGCCATTAAGCATTTTTACCAGTTCGGCACAGGTAGGGGGTTTGGGGGTGTACCCATAGGTGACATCCGGTTTGGCATCTTTTGCAGACGTGTCGTTCTTCGCGGATTGCATTGAGGCACAACCCGTTAAAAATGATACAATTAAGATTACACTGAAAATCGTCGCGCTTCTCCGCATCATCGCTTTCATGACATCACCCGTATTTTTTATATTTAGTAAACTCTTTTACAATTAATCCCGCAAAAAATACGACCAAAAATAATACAATTGAACAGCGGGTTAAACATTCATAAATTATCAGCTTTAAATCAAAAGGGTATCAAAAATGAGTACGGCATGTCAAACACATTCTAAGTATTTCCTCGAATTATAAAACACCCATTTTTCTCGCCTGTCCCTTGGGTAAGTCTCTTCCCCGCAAATTTTGCGTCCGTGAATTATTTAAATAAGCTTTGAACATATCCTTCCAGGCGGATATATTGTCAGTAATAGTCCATTATTACCAGACGATCGGTTAATATTCGGGACCAGAGGACCAGGCCTTCAAATATTAAAATAATCACGAAATGACCATGACTGTTTCTAAAAAAACACTTTCCTTTCTTGACCGGTTTCTTACCCTTTGGATTTTTCTTGCAATGTTTATCGGGGTAATGGGCGGCTATTTTTATCCAGGAATCAAAGATATAATAAATTCCTTTCAGGTTGGCACAACAAACCTTCCAATCGCCTTCGGTTTGATCTTGATGATGTATCCTCCGTTGGCCAAGGTACGGTATGAAAAACTCCATGAGGTATTCCGCAATACAAGAGTCCTCGCGCTCTCTCTTGTTCAGAACTGGCTCATCGGCCCTGTCCTCATGTTCGGACTTGCGGTCATTTTTTTGTCCGATCATCATGAATACATGGTGGGCCTGATCCTTATCGGACTTGCCCGCTGCATAGCAATGGTCATTGTCTGGAACGATCTGGCAGAGGGCGACCGCGAATATTGTGCAGGCCTTGTCGCCTTCAATTCCATCTTTCAGGTGCTTTTCTTCTCTTTATA contains these protein-coding regions:
- a CDS encoding flagellar hook assembly protein FlgD: MAITSINASAYVPESDPFPVVGKKELNRQDFMTLFITQLQYQDPMKPMDSYEMASQLAQFSTMDSTMQMTETMEELLAYQTSQNNLQLLTLLDSEVQASGNMIGVNEGGTTVTEFIIPDVTSDCRVEIYDAADHQVRVIDMGAISAGTYELDWDTKDQRGDQVPDGAYYYKVKALNVAGNNMEADYRSTGRVTGIEFESGQALLTVNGYVNLSVAEVLKVN
- a CDS encoding flagellar hook-length control protein FliK is translated as MTSFLQYMQAKKTTESNKSLLGVSDNKAANEAGLPVGANAGGGFDTSQQNLSGIAGILGNLVRVLEEAVSEVGTEPGEWIFNLPDTSLIEKICLGAGMTKEETAVLLQNLEENNGNIGLEDFLGDLKMYFERLAKVKTVTVPETDLPLLEAILNKMGVDIEEIQKISEYAVNGDDQVDLALFLEGLINAEKASGQKLQAISLTPWEAEQLQDILSRAGVSEYLQNAMFSEGENQQILFGMERLKAMLTNGVAEVESSRKQADVPVFMNNLFDLLAQAGFDNKSGGWSPVVLDSIGSAYKELLVAVDKSTVQIKNIKGDMPSTEEFFFDEAVQPWFSEIEDGSIDLKLLPKNKSLEGFKTGAFLKDQETITNTGAKTDFIAQGANSLQQGFAGVVDEPEIILPQTRLSSSFQQQVYQQLTESVSRGLKNNEHHLVLKLYPPELGEVKVDLFIRDEKVSVSFNMENNKVKQIMENNMEQFRSDMEQRGFDLEDCNVSVGQHDTPEDAKRHELAWHGTRAGQFENLSDLPEDVLYLRAQQLLEREGGVSLFV